The Fulvivirga maritima genome segment AAACCTAAAATGCATGATATCACCATCAGCTACCACATACTCTTTTCCTTCTATGGCTATCTTTCCGGCTTCTTTACAAGCTACTTCGGTCTTATAGGTTTGGTAGCTATCTAATTTTATCACTTCTGCTTTAATAAATCCCTTTTCGAAATCTGTATGGATCACCCCTGCAGCTTGCGGCGCTTTCCAACCTTTTTTAATGGTCCAGGCTCGCACTTCTTGTACTCCCGCAGTAAAGTAGGTAATTAGATCTAATAAGCTGTAAGCGGCTTTAATAAGCTTATTCAAACCAGACTCTGTCAGGCCATATTCTTCCAAAAACATAGCTCTCTCATCAGGATCCTCAAGCTCAGCTATCTGAGCCTCGATAGAAGCTGATACTACTACTACCTCAGCATTCTCACTAGCAGCCATTTCTTTTAATGTATCAGAGTGTGAATTACCATTAGGCAATGCTGTCTCTTCAACGTTGGCCACATATATTACTGGTTTAGCGGTAAGCAACTGTAAATCAGCCACAGATTTTTTATCCTCAGGATCCATATCTAAGCTCCTGGCATTCTGCCCTGACTCTAAGTGATTTTTATATTTCTTCAGTACTTCAAGATCTTTCTTAGATTTGGCATCACCACTTTTAGCAATCTTCTCCACTCTTAAGATCTTCTTATCCACAGATTCCAAATCCTTCAGCTGAAGTTCTGCATCTATTACTTCCTTATCTGCAAGCGGATCCACCTTTCCATCTACATGGACAATATTATCATCTTCAAAGCATCTTACCACGTGGGCAATAGCATCTACCTCTCTGATATTAGCTAAAAACTGATTTCCCAGTCCTTCACCTTTACTTGCCCCTTTTACCAGTCCGGCAATATCTACAAATTCCATTGTAGTAGGAATTACTCTTTGAGGATTCACAAGTTCCTCCAAAACACTTAACCTGTCATCAGGCACCGTAATTACCCCTACATTAGGTTCTATTGTACAAAAAGGAAAGTTAGCAGCCTCTGCCTTATTGTTTGAAATTGCATTAAAAAGAGTTGATTTGCCCACATTTGGCAATCCTACTATTCCACATTTAAGAGCCATGAAAAATTATTTTTTCTGTAATTTAAATACACTATAACTTCTATAACCTATATACAGTTCGCTTACAAATACTCTAAAAACCGTATAAACAGGTATCGCAGCAATCATTCCTGGTATACCCGCTAAAGAAGCGCCTGCAAATATAATTATAAATATTTCCAAAGGGTGCGCTTTTACACTTTTAGAAAAAATCAAAGGTTGAAGTAAAATATTATCTACAATTTGTACGGTGGCAAATACAGATCCTATTTTAATAATCAACAACAGATAGCTATTAGTAGTAAATAAATCTAAACCAGTAGATACTCCTACTATGACACCAAAACAGGCCCCAAGCAAAGGTCCCAGGTAAGGAATAAGATTAGCCACAGCTGCAAACAAAGCAATAGTAAGGGCATATTTAATACCTAGTATGCTTAAGCCAAGGGAAGCGATAGTGAAAACGGAAAAAATCTGAAACAATAAGCCAATCAGATAATTAGATAACAATCGCTCAATTTTATTATAAGCAGCAATGGTCACTTCAAAATAACGATTAGGAATAAAGCTGATTAACTTCCTTCTCATAGATCCCATTTCGTACAAGAAAAAGAAAGAGATAAAACTTACCGCCAGAATTCCCACTAAAATTTGCCCGGTAACCGAAATAACATTATTCAAAATATTACCAAACTGAGCATTGGAGATCAGCTCTACTATATTACTACGGAGCTTATCTACAATAAAGCCTTCTGGCTGAGTAGTAAGATTATTGTTAATAAGGAAATTTTCAAAGTTTTTAAGAGGCAAACTCAATTTCAGGTATAGACTTCTATAATCAAGGCCAGAAATCACCTCAATTTGCTCTGATATTAAAGGAATGAATAGAATGACGAAAGCCGTAAAAAAACCAATCAATACACAATAGGATAAAATCACAGCCACTAATCTGGGCACTCTGAAATTGTATATTTGAGTGTTAGCAATGTACTGTGTTAACGGCCTAAGAATGCTACTCACCACTATGGCAATGGCCACATAGATAACAATATCTATAAACAGCCAACTAAGCAAGACAAATACCAGTACGGCAATTAAAATATATGTTAGCGTTTTTCCGAGCATAAAATCAAAGATAATAAAAAAGCCCTTGATTATCTCAAGGGCTTTGTTTATCAAATCATTAAAGTGTTAATCCCATCTAAGTTCTGTATCGATCTCTGAGCTATCTTCTACTTCCTGTCCGTCTCCCATTTGTCTATCAAACTGACTAAAGTCTACGTCAGGCAATAACTCTTCTTTTACATGGTTTACAGTATTGTTTAAAGCGTCAACAAACTTATTGAAGTCTTCCTTATACAAAAAGATCTTATGTTTTTCGTACGTAAACCCATCATCTTTATACCTTCTCTTACTTTCCGTAATAGTTAGGTAGTAATCATTCGAACGCGTGGCTTTTACATCAAAGAAATATGTCCTCTTACCTGCACGCACTCGTTCTGAAAATATTTCTTCTCTTTCGTTGGTATTATTCTCTTCCACAATCCTAGTAGTTTAGTTTTTAGTTTTTTGCTTAGACTTTACATAAATCCGTTTTAAATATAGTATATTAATTGCGTTCAATGCAAGCGTATCATTATTAATTATAAAACATTTTGCATTATTATGTGTTCCCGATACACTCTTTCGGTAGATTTATGGCAAAAAAACTATTTAGCATATGAAATTGGACCTAGATAAGGTTAAAAATACTGGTCAAATTGATTTTCTTGCACGTCAATTAGTAGATGGATTTATCACTGGTTTACATAAATCTCCCTACCATGGCTTCTCTGTAGAGTTTGCAGAACACCATTTATACAACTCAGGAGAAAGCACCAGACATATCGATTGGAAAGTATATGCTAAAACAGACCGATTATATACAAAAACCTTTGAAGAAGAGACCAACTTAAGGTGTCAGTTGGTTTTAGACAACTCTTCTTCCATGCACTACCCTACGGAGTCTAAGGGCAAGATAAAATTCAGTATCCTTTGCGCTGCAGCTATTTCTCATTTACTCCAGAAACAAAGAGATGCCGTTGGTATTACTACATTTTCAAATAAGGTAGAGCTTACCACCCCTATTAGCTCCACCAGTTCTCATCTTAGAAAACTGATGACCTTATTAGAACAGCTATTCAACGATACGGATAAAAACAAAAGCACAAGTGTAGCCTCTGTACTACATGAGGTAGCAGAAAAAAATCATAAGAGGTCCTTGATTATCATTTTCAGTGACATGTTCGATAACCCAGACGAACTAGAGGACATATTTAAAGGCCTTCAACACCTGAAACATAATAAGCATGAAGTTTTACTCTTTCATGTCACCGATAAGCAGACAGAGTATTCTTTTAATTTCGAAGATCGACCTTATGAATTTATAGATCTGGAGTCAGGAGAAAAATTAAAGCTTCAACCCGGTCAAGTAAAGGATAAATATGTTGAAGATATCCAAAAATACTATCACGAACTGAAGCTTAGATGTGGGCAATTAAAAATAGATTTTATTGAAGCCGATATTTCTGGTGACTTCAACGACATTTTGAATGCCTATCTTATTAAAAGAGCCAAAATGAAATAAGCTTTATTGCCTATTCATCATGAAGCCATTCTTTCTTGGCTACCAACTCTTCCTCATCCTCTTCATAATCCGGATCAGGAACACAGCAGTCTACAGGGCATACAGCCGCACACTGAGGCTCTTCATGAAATCCTGTACACTCAGTACACTTACCCGAAACAATGTAGTAGAACTCATCAGAAACCGGTTCTTGAGGCTCTTTAGCATCTAGCACCGTCCCGTCTTCCATTTCTACTTCAGTAAGGGTTGTTCCTCCTGCCCAGTCCCACTCTAAACCACCTTCATAGATGGCTGTGTTAGGACATTCAGGCTCGCATGCACCACAGTTGATACATTCGTCAGTTATCATTATAGCCATTACACAAACTATTTATTCCATTTAAATCTTAAAATTCGAATCTTTGCAAAAATATAAAGTATCTATCTGCTTTCAAACAGAAACAAGCTACAAAGGTTATTTGATTATATATGAACATCACAGAACGAATTTCTGCTTTCGCCGAACTAGGAAATAAGCTTAAAAATATTACTCAAGGAAATCCTGATGAAGAGTTCTTCATTAGGGCCAAATCACAAAACCCATGGTTTACTGAAGACAATGTAAGACTTGCTCTCAACAATATCATTAATTACCTACAGGAAGATCAACTTGCTAAATGGGTTAGCCAATATGAATTAAAAGAGCAAAACAAAAAAATAGGTATTGTAATGGCCGGTAACATCCCCCTTGTGGGCTTTCATGATCTACTTGCCGTTGTTATTAGTGGTAATATAGCTGTCACTAAAATAAGTTCACAGGATACATTCTTAATGACCCATATCATCAATGAGCTTAATTCAATTGACAATAGACTGAATGATAAAATAATCATAAAAGATCAACTTAAAGAGATTGATGCTATCATTGCTACCGGAAGTGACAACACCAGTAGGTATTTTGAGTATTATTTTTCAAAATATCCTAATATCATAAGAAAAAACCGAACTTCAACTGCTGTTCTGGATGGCAATGAAAGTACAGAGGAACTACAGAAACTTTCAGATGATATATTTAGCTATTTTGGATTAGGCTGCAGAAATGTATCCAAACTGTTGGTTCCAACAGATTATAACTTCAATTCATTTTTTGAAGCTATGAACAAATATCAATCGATTACTTATAACCACAAGTATTCGAACAACTATGACTATAATAAATCCATCTATTTAGTCAATGGTGTTAAACATCTAGATAATGGATTTCTCCTATTAAAAGAAGATTTTAACATGGTCTCTCCTATTTCTGTACTCTTCTATGAACATTATTCAAGTGACACTGACCTTTCAGAAATACTAAATCGGCAAAAAGATAAAATTCAATGTGTAGTTAGCAACAAGCAACTAGCAGTAGATTATAAACCTTTAGGAGATGCCCAGTATCCCCAATTATGGGACTATGCCGACGGTGTAGATACCATGAAATTCTTAACTGAATTATAATTAAACATTTGAATACCCCCAGCAATAATAAAGGCCTCTAAATTGATTTTAGAGGCCTTTTATTTTTATTGTAACAATATTATTGATATAACTTCATTCTTTTAAATAAGCTCTATGGATGTCCTCGGATAACTTCTACCCAGCCGGTATACAGTTCACCATCAATATCCAATTTATAAAAGTAAACTCCATCTGGTGTATCCTCAGCCTCCCAGTCATTTCGATAGTCACTCGTCTGATAAATTACATTACCCCATCTATTAGTAATTACCAGTTCAGCTTCAACATCAGAAGGAATGTTTCTTACATAGAAGGTCGGGTTTAATGCATCTCCATTAGGAGTAAATATATTCGGAACAAAGACATCTGTATTCATAGGCACCCTCGCTACCAGTTCTATTATACAACCCAAACTATCAGTAACCTCTACAAGGTATCTACCCGCTGGAATATCCTCATAAACCATCTCATACTGGAAGTTATCGTTAATAGGAACTTCTTCATAATTAGTCACAAAACTTTGTCCCGGAACTGCTGCTGAATCTAACTCAATCTGAGTCATATAACCTGGTATTCCACCTCCAAAATTAATAATCTCAAATGAGCCTGTATATCTCTCAGGTAAGGACTCTGTAACTTCCCCAATCTGAGCAGTCATAGGACCTGGAACAATTAAGTTAACCGGATCAGATTTCATAGTACAAGTGATATCCTCTTGTTCTAAAATCAACACATATTCACTAGCCCCATTCAAGAAAGCAGGTCTCATAATTGGATTAGCTTCGCCTGTTATATCACTTACTGTTAACGTATATGGGCTAACAACCTCTTCCGTTACCTGACGATTATATATTCTTAAAGTATATTCTAAGGCCGAATTTCCTTTAATATCATAAAGAACCAGATTCTTAGTTCCATCCTCATTACATTCTAAAGTATATTCAAAGTCCACTACTTGAGGACCTCCAATCGTGTACGATTTCTTATTAGGACAGAACTGATTATTTGCAGGGTCTATAGTTACATTGTATGTACCTGCACTCAAAGTATCCATATTAACACCTCTGCCAGTATATTCATTCTCCTGATAAAAAATTTCAGACTCATCCTCTCCAAGTGTTACAATTAACACATAAGGCCCAGGTACATCTCCTCTATTTCCTACACTGAAGGCGATACTTCCATTTTTACCCTCTCCAGCACAACTTGCATTACCAGGCAATCCATCATCCTTTATATCAACCTGACCTGGAGCCGTAATCTCAACATCTTCACTAACAACACAACCTGATTCATCTCTAACAAATACTGTATAGTTACCAGGAGATAGGCTTTCAGCACCAAACAAAGGACTGCCTAACTGAAGTGTGCCATAACTGCTTGGCGTAACTCCATTAGTTACCGCCACTTCCCATTGTCCTGATGGGTTGCTACCCCCTGTTGGAGTGGATTCTATAGTTATATATCCATCACTATTCTCACAATCTGATACCGGATGAGAGGTAGATACAAATTGAATTTCATCGTGTTGATTTCCTATCACTACCGTTATAGAGGCATTACAAGGATCTGACTGACTCCTTCTTACTGCAATTACCTGCTCAAAAGATGGTGCTGGTCCTACTGGTATTGAGATTTGCTGTCCAGCAACAAAGGATGTCCAATTAAATCCATCAAGAGACCATTGTAAGACATTGCCCGTTTCACCCGGTACATCAAGGTTTAATTGACCTTCATCTCCATAACAGTCTGCATTCATAATGTTGGTTGCCACTGGCACTCCTACAGTTCCTGATTGATCAATAGTTACTTGTCCTTCTTTAATACAAGATGCATCTCCATATTGTATAGAATAGTTATATATACCAATAGGTAGATTATCAAATTGAGGATCATTAACATTGGTTCTTGATTCAGGACCCGAAATTGTAATAATCACCCCTGTATTATTCACCAACGGCGTTGCTGGAGATATATCGAAAAAGATTGAACCATCAGAATTAGTACAAGTTGCAGGTGAGGTTGTAGGCGTAATTCTTACAGTTGCACATTCGCCGCCACCTCCGCCAGAACATCCAGAAGGCTCAGTAACTGTATAGTTAGTAGCTGCAGAACAACCACTATTAATATCATTAACAAATACAGTGTACGTTCCTGGGTCATCAAGGCTTGCTATATCTTCTGTTGTACTAGCAAATCCGTTAGGTCCAACCCATGAATAAGTAAAATTGCCACTACCCCCTGTTACGGTTAAATTAACAAAACCTTCGCTTCCCCCGCATGTGGTAATATTACCACCAGCGACATTCAATGTGAAATTTACAGGGTCACTCAAATTAACGTCAACATCCTGAGTTGAAGTACAAGCACCTACAGTAATACTCAAATCATTATAGACTCCTGCAGGTAAACCTGAAATAGTAGCTTCACTACTTGTTACTGTGACATTATTAAAGGTCCCAGCTGCATAGTTAATGGTATAAATTCCGTCAGGTACATTTGTAAATGACAATGTTATACTTCCATCTGATGCACCACAAGAACTCGGTCCATTACTCGAGCTTAAAGTAATACCTACTCCAGGGTTAGAATTTACATTTATGCTTGCTGTACCTGTACATCCTGTATTATCATCAGTTACAGTAACTTCATAGATACCAGGTGCTAAGCCTGCAATATCTTCTACGGTTGCGCTAAAGCTAGGGCCTGTCCACTCATAGCTATAGTTGCCGCTACCATCAGTGACTGTGATATCTATAGCGCCATCGAATGGAGCTGAACAACTTGTATTTGCTGTTACTGTGCTAGTTATCGTTAAGCTTGGTGAGTTATCAATCACTGAAATGCTCGCAAAACCAGTACAGCCTGTGTCATTATCCGTTACCGTGATTTCATAGTCCCCACCTGCTAGGCCTGAGATATCTTCATCTGTAGAGCTAAAGCTATCGCCTGTCCAAGCATAGCTATAGTTGCCACTGCCATCAGTGACTGAGATATCTATAGCACCATCGAATGGAGCTGAACAACTTGTATTTGGGGTTACTGTGCTAGTTATCGTTAAGCTTGGTGAGTTATCAATCACTGAAATGCTCGCAAAACCAGTACAGCCTGTGTCATTATCCGTTACCGTGATTTCATAGTCACCACCTGCTAGGCCTGAGATATCTTCATCTGTAGAGCTAAAGCTATCGCCTGTCCACTCATAGCTATAGTTGCCGCTGCCATCGGTGACTGTGATATCTATAGCACCATCGAATGGAGCTGAACAACTTGTATTTGGGGTTACTGTGCTAGTTATCGTTAAGCTTGGTGAGTTATCAATCACTGAAATGCTCGCAAAACCAGTACAGCCTGTGTCATTATCAGTTACCGTGATTTCATAGTCACCACCTGCTAAGCCTGAGATATCTTCATCTGTAGAGCTAAAGCTATCGCCTATCCAAGCATAGCTATAGTTGCCACTGCCATCGGTGACTGTGATATCTATAGCACCATCGAATGGAGCTGAACAGCTCGTATTTGGGGTTACTGTGCTAGTTATAGTTAAGCTTGGTGAGTTATCAAGCACTGCTATGCTGGCAAAACCAGTACAGCCTGTGTCATTATCAGTTACCGTGATTTCATAGTCACCACCTGCTAGGCCTGAGATATCTTCATCTGTAGAGCTAAAGCTATCGCCTATCCACTCATAGCTATAGTTGCCGCTACCATCAGTGACTGTGATATCTATAGCACCATCGAATGGAGCTGAACAGCTTGTATTTGGTGTTACTGTACTAGTTATTGTTAAGCTTGGTGAGTTATCAATCACTGCTATGCTAGCAAAACCAGTACAGCCCGTGTCATTATCCGTTACCGTGATTTCATAGTCACCACCTGCTAGGCCTGAGATATCTTCATCTGTAGAGCTAAAACTATCGCCTGTCCACTCATAGCTATAGTTGCCGCTACCATCAGTGACTGTGATATCTATAGCGCCATCGAATGGAGCTGAACAACTTGTATTTGCTGTTACTGTGCTAGTTATCGTTAAGCTTGGTGAGTTATCAATCACTGAAATGCTCGCAAAACCAGTACAGCCTGTGTCATTATCCGTTACCGTGATTTCATAGTCCCCACCTGCTAGGCCTGAGATATCTTCATCTGTAGAGCTAAAGCTATCGCCTGTCCAAGCATAGCTATAGTTGCCACTGCCATCAGTGACTGTGATATCTATAGCACCATCGAATGGAGCTGAACAACTTGTATTTGGGGTTACTGTGCTAGTTATCGTTAAGCTTGGTGAGTTATCAATCACTGAAATGCTCGCAAAACCAGTACAGCCTGTGTCATTATCCGTTACCGTGATTTCATAGTCACCACCTGCTAGGCCTGAGATATCTTCATCTGTAGAGCTAAAGCTATCGCCTGTCCACTCATAGCTATAGTTGCCGCTGCCATCGGTGACTGTGATATCTATAGCACCATCGAATGGAGCTGAACAACTTGTATTTGGGGTTACTGTGCTAGTTATCGTTAAGCTTGGTGAGTTATCAATCACTGAAATGCTCGCAAAACCAGTACAGCCTGTGTCATTATCAGTTACCGTGATTTCATAGTCACCACCTGCTAAGCCTGAGATATCTTCATCTGTAGAGCTAAAGCTATCGCCTATCCAAGCATAGCTATAGTTGCCACTGCCATCGGTGACTGTGATATCTATAGCACCATCGAATGGAGCTGAACAGCTCGTATTTGGGGTTACTGTGCTAGTTATAGTTAAGCTTGGTGAGTTATCAAGCACTGCTATGCTGGCAAAACCAGTACAGCCTGTGTCATTATCAGTTACCGTGATTTCATAGTCCCCACCTGCTAGCCCTGAGATATCTTCATCTGTAGAGCTAAAGCTATCGCCTATCCACTCATAGCTATAGTTGCCGCTACCATCAGTGACTGTGATATCTATAGCACCATCGAATGGAGCTGAACAGCTTGTATTTGGTGTTACTGTACTAGTTATTGTTAAGCTTGGTGAGTTATCAATCACTGCTATGCTAGCAAAACCAGTACAGCCCGTGTCATTATCCGTTACCGTGATTTCATAGTCACCACCTGCTAGGCCTGAGATATCTTCATCTGTAGAACTAAAGCTATCGCCTATCCACTCATAGCTATAATTGCCACTGCCATCAGTGACTGTGATATCTATAGCACCATCGAAGGGTGTTGAACAACTTGTATTTGGGGTTACTGTGCTAGTTATTGTTAAGCTTGGTGAGTTATCAAGCACTGCTATGCTAGCAAAACCAGTACAGCCTGTGTCATTATCAGTTACCGTGATTTCATAGTCACCGCCTGCAAGACCTGAGATATCTTCATCTGTAGAGCTAAAGCTATCGCCTATCCAAGCATAGCTATAGTTGCCACTGCCATCGGTAACCGTGATATCTATAGCACCATCGAAGGGTGTTGAACAACTTGTATTTGGTGTTACTGAGCTAGTTATAGTTAAGCTTGGTGAGTTATCAAGCACTGCTATGCTAGCAAAACCAGTACAGCCTGTGTCATTATCAGTTACCGTGATTTCATAATCGCCACCTGCTAGGCCTGAGATATCTTCATCTGTAGAGCTAAAGCTATCGCCTATCCAAGCATAGCTATAGTTGCCACTGCCATCGGTAACCGTGATATCTATAGCACCATCGAATGGTGTTGAACAACTTGTATTTGGTGTTACTGTACTAGTTATAGTTAAGCTTGGTGCTTCATCTAGCACTTCGATGCTCGCTGTTCCTGTACAGCCACTATTATCATCCGTAACAACAACTTCATAAGTACCTGGTGCTAAATCTGTTATATTAGCAGTGCTGGCACTAAAGCTAGATGGGCCTGTCCATGAGTAGCTATAACTGCCGCTGCCGTCCGATACCGTAAGCTCGATATCGCCGTTATAAGGATCTACACAATTGGTATTACTCTCTACGACACTGGTAAGCGTTAGCGTTGGTGCTTCATCTAGCACTTCGATACTAGCTGTTCCTGTACAGCCACTATTATCATCCGTAACAACAACTTCATAAGTACCTGGTGCTAAATCTGTTATATTAGCAGTGCTGGCACTAAAGCTTGATGGGCCTGTCCATGAGTAGCTATAACTGCCACTGCCGTCTGATACCGTAAGCTCGATATCGCCGTTATAAGGATCTACACAATTGGTATTACTCTCTACGACACTGGTAAGCGTTAGCGTTGGTGCTTCATCTAGCACTTCGATGCTCGCTGTTCCTGTACAGCCACTATTATCATCCGTAACAACAACTTCATAAGTGCCTGGTGCTAAATCTGTTATATTAGCAATGCTGGCACTAAAGCTTGATGGGCCTGTCCATGCGTAGCTATAACTGCCACTGCCGTCTGATACCGTAAGCTCGATATCGCCGTTATAAGGATCTACACAATTGGTATTACTCTCTACGACACTGGTGAGCGTTAGTGTTGGTGCTTCATCTAACACTTCGATACTCGCTGTTTCTGTACAGCCACTATTATCATCCGTAACAACAACTTCATAAGTACCTGGTGCTAAATCTGTTATATTGGCTGTACTAGCACTAAAGCTAGATGGGCCTGTCCATGAGTAGCTATAACTGCCACTGCCGTCTGATACCGTAAGCTCGATATCGCCGTTATAAGGATCTACACAATTGGTATTACTCTCTACGACACTGGTGAGCGTTAGTGTTGGTGCTTCATCTAGTACTTCGATGCTCGCTGTTCCTGTACAGCCACTATTATCATCCGTAACAACAACTTCATAAGTACCTGGTGCTAAATCTGTTATATTGGCTGTACTAGCACTAAAGCTAGATGGGCCTGTCCATGAGTAGCTATAACTGCCACTGCCGTCTGATACCGTAAGCTCGATATCGCCGTTATAAGGATCTACACAATTGGTATTACTCTCTACGACACTGGTGAGCGTTAGTGTTGGTGCTTCATCTAGTACTTCGATGCTCGCTGTTCCTTCACAACCACTATTATCATCCGTAACAACAACTTCATAAGTGCCTGGTGCTAAATCTGTTATATTAGCGGTACTGGCACTAAAGCTAGATGGGCCTGTCCATGAGTAGCTATAACTGCCACTGCCGTCTGATACCGTAAGCTCGATATCGCCGTTATAAGGATCTACACAATTGGTATTACTCTCTACGACACTGGTGAGCGTTAGTGTTGGTGCTTCATCTAGTACTTCGATGCTCGCTGTTCCTTCACAACCACTATTATCATCCGTAACAACAACTTCATAAGTGCCTGGTGCTAAATCTGTTATATTAGCGGTACTGGCACTAAAGCTAGATGGGCCTGTCCATGAGTAGCTATAACTGCCACTGCCGTCTGATACCGTAAGCTCGATATCGCCGTTATAAGGATCTACACAATTGGTATTACTCTCTACGACACTGGTGAGCGTTAGTGTTGGTGCTTCATCTAGTACTTCGATGCTCGCTGTTCCTTCACAACCACTATTATCATCCGTAACAACAACTTCATAAGTGCCTGGTGCTAAATCTGTTATATTAGCGGTATTGGCACTAAAGCTAGATGGGCCTGTCCATGAGTAGCTATAACTGCCGCTGCCATCTGATACCGTAAGCTCGATATCGCCGTTATAAGGATCTACACAATTGGTATTACTCTCTACGACACTGGTGAGCGTTAGCGTGG includes the following:
- the ychF gene encoding redox-regulated ATPase YchF — protein: MALKCGIVGLPNVGKSTLFNAISNNKAEAANFPFCTIEPNVGVITVPDDRLSVLEELVNPQRVIPTTMEFVDIAGLVKGASKGEGLGNQFLANIREVDAIAHVVRCFEDDNIVHVDGKVDPLADKEVIDAELQLKDLESVDKKILRVEKIAKSGDAKSKKDLEVLKKYKNHLESGQNARSLDMDPEDKKSVADLQLLTAKPVIYVANVEETALPNGNSHSDTLKEMAASENAEVVVVSASIEAQIAELEDPDERAMFLEEYGLTESGLNKLIKAAYSLLDLITYFTAGVQEVRAWTIKKGWKAPQAAGVIHTDFEKGFIKAEVIKLDSYQTYKTEVACKEAGKIAIEGKEYVVADGDIMHFRFNV
- a CDS encoding AI-2E family transporter, producing MINKALEIIKGFFIIFDFMLGKTLTYILIAVLVFVLLSWLFIDIVIYVAIAIVVSSILRPLTQYIANTQIYNFRVPRLVAVILSYCVLIGFFTAFVILFIPLISEQIEVISGLDYRSLYLKLSLPLKNFENFLINNNLTTQPEGFIVDKLRSNIVELISNAQFGNILNNVISVTGQILVGILAVSFISFFFLYEMGSMRRKLISFIPNRYFEVTIAAYNKIERLLSNYLIGLLFQIFSVFTIASLGLSILGIKYALTIALFAAVANLIPYLGPLLGACFGVIVGVSTGLDLFTTNSYLLLIIKIGSVFATVQIVDNILLQPLIFSKSVKAHPLEIFIIIFAGASLAGIPGMIAAIPVYTVFRVFVSELYIGYRSYSVFKLQKK
- a CDS encoding DUF3276 family protein; the protein is MEENNTNEREEIFSERVRAGKRTYFFDVKATRSNDYYLTITESKRRYKDDGFTYEKHKIFLYKEDFNKFVDALNNTVNHVKEELLPDVDFSQFDRQMGDGQEVEDSSEIDTELRWD
- a CDS encoding DUF58 domain-containing protein, translating into MKLDLDKVKNTGQIDFLARQLVDGFITGLHKSPYHGFSVEFAEHHLYNSGESTRHIDWKVYAKTDRLYTKTFEEETNLRCQLVLDNSSSMHYPTESKGKIKFSILCAAAISHLLQKQRDAVGITTFSNKVELTTPISSTSSHLRKLMTLLEQLFNDTDKNKSTSVASVLHEVAEKNHKRSLIIIFSDMFDNPDELEDIFKGLQHLKHNKHEVLLFHVTDKQTEYSFNFEDRPYEFIDLESGEKLKLQPGQVKDKYVEDIQKYYHELKLRCGQLKIDFIEADISGDFNDILNAYLIKRAKMK
- a CDS encoding 4Fe-4S binding protein, whose product is MAIMITDECINCGACEPECPNTAIYEGGLEWDWAGGTTLTEVEMEDGTVLDAKEPQEPVSDEFYYIVSGKCTECTGFHEEPQCAAVCPVDCCVPDPDYEEDEEELVAKKEWLHDE
- a CDS encoding acyl-CoA reductase; translated protein: MNITERISAFAELGNKLKNITQGNPDEEFFIRAKSQNPWFTEDNVRLALNNIINYLQEDQLAKWVSQYELKEQNKKIGIVMAGNIPLVGFHDLLAVVISGNIAVTKISSQDTFLMTHIINELNSIDNRLNDKIIIKDQLKEIDAIIATGSDNTSRYFEYYFSKYPNIIRKNRTSTAVLDGNESTEELQKLSDDIFSYFGLGCRNVSKLLVPTDYNFNSFFEAMNKYQSITYNHKYSNNYDYNKSIYLVNGVKHLDNGFLLLKEDFNMVSPISVLFYEHYSSDTDLSEILNRQKDKIQCVVSNKQLAVDYKPLGDAQYPQLWDYADGVDTMKFLTEL